A DNA window from Mycolicibacter hiberniae contains the following coding sequences:
- a CDS encoding acyl-CoA dehydrogenase family protein, with the protein MRRDLFTQDHESFRALARDFVEKHVVPEYPQWEKAGRMPRAVFEQLGSLGMLGMAIPEEYGGAGIDDYRYNVVLQEEAARALVTLSTVRTQLEVILPYFLHYANDEQRARWFPGLAAGTLLTAIAMTEPGTGSDLAGMRTTAVRDGEDYILNGAKTFITGGIQADLVIVVARTSTDPDNRRRGLTLLVVEGGMPGFERGRELDKMGCKVQDTAELSFTDVRVPVTNRLGEEGEAFSYLGHNLAQERLTVAVGSVAQARSALAATIDYVKNRNVFGSPVASFQNTKFELAAVSTEIEAAQCMLDRAVADHVEGSLSGPDAARTKLFCTEMQARVIDRCLQLFGGYGYMMEYPIARLYTDARVARIYAGTSEVMKMIVAKSLGL; encoded by the coding sequence ATGCGGCGCGACCTTTTCACCCAAGACCACGAGTCGTTCCGGGCACTGGCCCGCGACTTCGTCGAGAAGCATGTGGTGCCCGAATATCCGCAGTGGGAGAAGGCCGGCCGGATGCCCCGTGCGGTGTTCGAGCAGCTGGGCTCACTGGGGATGCTCGGGATGGCCATCCCCGAGGAGTACGGCGGCGCGGGCATCGACGACTACCGCTACAACGTGGTGCTGCAGGAGGAGGCGGCCCGCGCGCTGGTCACGTTATCCACGGTGCGCACCCAACTCGAGGTGATCCTGCCGTATTTCCTGCACTACGCGAACGACGAACAGCGGGCGCGCTGGTTTCCCGGCCTGGCGGCCGGAACCCTGCTGACCGCGATCGCCATGACCGAACCGGGCACCGGATCGGACCTGGCCGGTATGCGCACCACCGCCGTCCGCGACGGCGAGGACTACATCCTCAACGGGGCCAAGACCTTCATCACCGGCGGCATCCAGGCCGACCTGGTGATCGTGGTGGCCCGCACCTCGACCGACCCCGACAACCGGCGCCGTGGGCTGACCCTGCTGGTGGTTGAGGGCGGCATGCCCGGCTTCGAGCGGGGACGCGAGCTCGACAAGATGGGCTGCAAGGTCCAAGACACCGCCGAGTTGTCCTTCACCGATGTGCGGGTTCCGGTGACCAACCGGCTGGGGGAGGAGGGCGAGGCCTTCAGCTACCTGGGGCACAACCTTGCCCAGGAGCGCCTGACGGTGGCGGTGGGGTCGGTGGCACAGGCCCGCTCGGCGTTGGCCGCCACCATCGACTACGTCAAGAACCGCAACGTGTTCGGCTCGCCGGTGGCGTCGTTCCAAAACACCAAGTTCGAGTTGGCCGCGGTGTCCACCGAGATCGAGGCCGCGCAATGCATGCTCGACCGGGCGGTAGCCGATCACGTCGAGGGATCGCTGTCGGGCCCCGACGCCGCCCGCACCAAGCTGTTCTGCACCGAGATGCAGGCCCGGGTCATCGACCGCTGCCTGCAGCTGTTCGGCGGCTACGGCTACATGATGGAGTACCCGATCGCGCGGCTCTACACCGACGCGCGCGTCGCCCGGATCTATGCCGGGACCAGCGAGGTGATGAAGATGATCGTCGCCAAGTCGCTGGGGTTGTGA
- a CDS encoding acyl-CoA dehydrogenase family protein — protein sequence MSGGMSFELTEDQQLIRKSIAELAAKFDDHYWMTKDLAHEFPQEFYDAVAGGGWLGMTIPEQYGGHGLGITEATLLAEEVARSGGGMNAASAIHMSIFGMQPVVVFGSDAMKAETLPRIVSGDLHVCFGVTEPTAGLDTSRITTFARRDGSDYVVNGRKVWISKALESEKILLLTRTESREDVEKRGAKPTDGLTLFLTDIDRNHVDIRPITKMGRNAVSSNEVFIDDLRIPAEHRIGEEGKGFSYILHGLNPERMLIAAEALGIGRVALDRAVKYANERVVFDRPIGMNQGIQFPLADSLARLDAAELILRKATWLYDNGKACGREANMAKYLCADAGFAAADRALQTHGGMGYSEEYNISRFFRESRLMKIAPVSQEMILNFLGSHVLGLPRAY from the coding sequence ATGTCCGGCGGAATGAGCTTCGAACTGACCGAGGACCAGCAGCTGATCCGCAAGTCGATCGCCGAACTCGCGGCGAAGTTCGACGACCACTACTGGATGACCAAAGACCTGGCGCACGAATTCCCCCAGGAGTTCTACGACGCCGTCGCCGGCGGCGGCTGGCTGGGCATGACCATCCCCGAGCAGTACGGCGGCCACGGGCTGGGCATCACCGAGGCGACGTTGCTGGCCGAGGAAGTCGCGCGCTCGGGTGGGGGCATGAACGCGGCCAGCGCCATCCACATGTCGATCTTCGGCATGCAGCCAGTGGTGGTCTTCGGCTCGGATGCGATGAAGGCCGAAACCCTGCCCCGCATCGTCAGCGGCGACCTGCACGTGTGCTTCGGCGTCACCGAACCGACCGCGGGACTGGACACCTCACGTATCACCACGTTCGCCCGGCGGGACGGCAGCGACTACGTGGTCAACGGCCGCAAGGTGTGGATCTCCAAGGCACTGGAGTCGGAGAAGATCCTGCTGCTGACCCGCACCGAGTCCCGTGAGGACGTGGAAAAGCGAGGGGCCAAACCGACCGACGGCCTCACCCTGTTTCTCACCGACATCGACCGAAACCACGTCGACATCCGGCCGATCACCAAGATGGGCCGAAATGCGGTGTCGTCCAACGAAGTGTTCATCGACGACCTGCGCATCCCGGCCGAACACCGGATCGGGGAGGAGGGCAAGGGGTTCTCCTACATCCTGCACGGGCTCAACCCAGAGCGCATGCTGATCGCCGCCGAGGCGCTCGGCATCGGCCGGGTCGCCCTGGACCGGGCGGTCAAGTACGCCAACGAGCGAGTGGTGTTCGACCGGCCGATCGGCATGAACCAGGGCATCCAGTTCCCCCTCGCCGACTCGCTGGCTCGCCTGGATGCCGCCGAGCTGATCCTGCGCAAGGCCACCTGGCTCTACGACAACGGCAAGGCCTGCGGCAGGGAAGCCAACATGGCCAAATATCTGTGCGCCGACGCCGGGTTCGCGGCCGCCGACCGCGCTTTGCAGACCCACGGCGGGATGGGCTACTCCGAGGAGTACAACATCTCCCGGTTCTTCCGGGAGTCCCGCCTGATGAAGATCGCGCCGGTCAGCCAGGAGATGATCCTGAACTTCCTCGGCTCGCACGTGCTCGGCCTGCCGAGGGCCTACTGA
- a CDS encoding fatty-acid--CoA ligase → MPDPLARSVVLVTDYRVPDPGRVWPLVEQHRDSLARLGAHHVLVYTSAVEPGRVLAVMAIDAVQPITDLLRQTGFMAWFDAVGVIDIPAVFAGYLVQRIELTDPVDASATSTPASLAEPPGSWGGSGFTSTPPARGPTPASLAEPPGEVVAAVAEVADPQTLIAHVQGTTKQFHAAGIRRIWIFQAFDNPREMFMLQEAAEGVAERAAVRWIDEPEFAAEWITRAGVGIYPPVFVGRLAQLMRVGDDTAD, encoded by the coding sequence ATGCCTGACCCACTGGCACGCTCGGTGGTGCTCGTGACCGACTACCGGGTGCCGGACCCGGGCAGGGTCTGGCCGCTGGTGGAGCAGCACCGCGACAGCCTCGCCCGGCTGGGCGCCCACCACGTCCTCGTCTACACCTCGGCGGTGGAGCCGGGTCGGGTGCTGGCGGTGATGGCGATCGACGCCGTGCAGCCGATAACCGACCTCCTGCGCCAGACCGGGTTCATGGCCTGGTTCGATGCCGTGGGCGTCATCGACATTCCGGCGGTGTTCGCCGGTTACCTGGTGCAGCGCATCGAGCTCACCGATCCGGTCGATGCGAGCGCCACCTCGACTCCGGCGAGCCTCGCCGAACCGCCCGGCTCATGGGGCGGTTCCGGCTTCACCTCGACTCCGCCGGCCCGGGGGCCGACTCCGGCGAGCCTCGCCGAACCGCCCGGGGAGGTGGTTGCGGCGGTCGCCGAAGTCGCCGACCCCCAGACGCTGATCGCCCACGTCCAAGGCACCACGAAGCAATTCCATGCCGCCGGCATCCGGAGGATCTGGATTTTTCAGGCCTTCGACAACCCGCGGGAGATGTTCATGCTGCAGGAGGCCGCCGAGGGCGTGGCCGAGCGCGCAGCGGTGCGCTGGATCGACGAACCCGAGTTCGCCGCCGAGTGGATCACCCGAGCCGGCGTCGGCATCTATCCGCCGGTGTTCGTCGGCCGGCTCGCGCAACTGATGCGCGTGGGCGACGACACCGCCGACTGA
- a CDS encoding enoyl-CoA hydratase/isomerase family protein has translation MASDAEPLLLRADRDGVRTLTLNRPARKNAISPALWRQLRDALRDAADDRDLRALVITGAGGAFCSGADIGTPDEVHPAEKLRRLSDVALALHELAVPTVAKVNGVAVGAGWNLALGCDLVVATPESRFCQIFAKRGLSLDLAGSWLLPKLVGLQQAKRLALLADTIDAAEAQALNLVTWVVGAGEIDGFVDDLADRLAAGPPRALAQTKALLNQGADATLAEALANETRAQIANFAGTDAAEAYAAFAEKRPARFTGGWLPTSRRSE, from the coding sequence ATGGCCTCCGACGCTGAACCGCTGCTGCTGCGTGCCGACCGCGACGGCGTGCGCACACTGACCCTCAATCGGCCCGCCCGCAAGAACGCGATCAGCCCGGCGCTGTGGCGCCAGCTGCGCGACGCCCTGCGCGACGCCGCCGACGACCGCGATCTGCGGGCACTGGTGATCACCGGTGCCGGCGGGGCGTTCTGCTCGGGTGCCGACATCGGCACACCCGACGAGGTCCACCCGGCCGAGAAGTTGCGCCGGCTGTCCGATGTCGCGTTGGCCCTGCATGAGTTGGCCGTGCCCACCGTCGCGAAAGTGAACGGTGTCGCGGTCGGGGCCGGCTGGAACCTGGCGCTGGGGTGCGACCTGGTGGTGGCGACCCCGGAGTCGCGGTTCTGTCAGATCTTCGCCAAACGCGGGCTTTCGCTGGACCTGGCCGGGTCCTGGCTGCTGCCCAAACTGGTCGGGTTGCAACAGGCCAAGCGCCTGGCGCTGCTGGCCGACACCATCGACGCCGCCGAGGCGCAGGCGCTGAACCTGGTGACCTGGGTGGTCGGCGCCGGGGAGATCGACGGCTTCGTCGACGACCTCGCCGACCGGCTCGCCGCCGGCCCGCCGCGGGCGCTGGCACAGACCAAGGCACTGCTCAACCAGGGCGCCGACGCCACCCTGGCCGAGGCGCTGGCCAATGAGACCCGCGCCCAGATCGCCAATTTCGCGGGCACCGATGCCGCGGAAGCCTATGCGGCCTTCGCCGAGAAGCGCCCCGCGCGCTTCACCGGCGGCTGGCTGCCCACGTCAAGGAGATCGGAGTAG
- a CDS encoding thiolase family protein: MRPTVIVEAVRTPVGKRNGGLSGTHAADLSAIVLNELMHRAGVEPEVVDDVVWGCVSQIGDQSSNVGRYAVLAAGWPEHVPATTVNRACGSSQQALDFAVQAVMSGQQDIVVAGGVEVMSRVPLGAARATGEPFGPKALARYDGFQFNQGTGAEMICQKWGLDRTALDEYSARSHELAAAAQDAGAFRDQIVPVATDGGVVDADEGIRRGTTAEKLAGLKPAFAEDGLIHAGNSSQISDGAAALLVMSEDEAARRGLTPLVRYRAGAVTGADPVLMLTGPIPVTAKVLQRAGLGITDIGVFEVNEAFAPVPLAWLAETGAHADRLNPVGGAIALGHPLGASGAVLMTRMIHHMRDNGIRYGLQTMCEGGGTANATIVELAG; this comes from the coding sequence ATGCGACCCACGGTGATCGTCGAAGCGGTCCGCACCCCCGTCGGAAAGCGCAACGGCGGGTTGTCCGGTACGCACGCGGCGGACCTGTCTGCGATCGTGCTCAACGAACTGATGCACCGCGCCGGCGTCGAGCCCGAGGTGGTCGACGACGTGGTGTGGGGCTGCGTGTCGCAGATCGGCGACCAGTCCTCCAACGTCGGCCGCTACGCGGTGCTGGCCGCCGGTTGGCCCGAGCACGTTCCGGCCACCACCGTCAACCGCGCCTGCGGCTCCAGCCAGCAGGCGCTGGACTTCGCGGTGCAGGCCGTGATGTCCGGCCAGCAGGACATCGTGGTCGCCGGGGGCGTCGAGGTGATGAGCCGGGTCCCGCTCGGGGCCGCGCGCGCCACCGGAGAACCTTTCGGGCCCAAGGCACTGGCCCGCTACGACGGCTTCCAGTTCAACCAGGGGACCGGCGCCGAGATGATCTGCCAGAAGTGGGGTTTGGACCGCACTGCGCTCGACGAGTACTCGGCGCGTTCCCATGAGCTGGCCGCCGCCGCGCAGGACGCCGGGGCTTTCCGCGACCAGATTGTTCCCGTCGCCACCGACGGCGGGGTGGTCGACGCCGACGAGGGCATTCGCCGCGGCACCACCGCCGAGAAACTGGCCGGCCTCAAACCCGCCTTCGCCGAGGACGGCCTGATCCACGCCGGCAACTCCTCGCAGATCTCCGACGGCGCTGCGGCGCTTCTGGTGATGAGCGAGGACGAGGCCGCCCGGCGCGGGCTGACCCCGCTGGTGCGGTACCGGGCCGGCGCGGTGACCGGGGCCGACCCGGTCCTGATGCTCACCGGCCCCATCCCGGTCACCGCGAAGGTGCTCCAGCGTGCCGGACTGGGGATCACCGACATCGGCGTGTTCGAGGTCAACGAGGCGTTCGCCCCGGTGCCGCTGGCCTGGCTGGCCGAGACCGGCGCGCACGCCGACCGGCTCAACCCGGTCGGCGGAGCGATCGCCTTGGGTCACCCACTCGGCGCTTCTGGAGCGGTGCTGATGACCCGGATGATTCATCACATGCGCGACAACGGGATTCGCTACGGGCTGCAGACCATGTGCGAGGGCGGCGGTACCGCCAACGCCACCATCGTCGAGCTGGCCGGATAG
- a CDS encoding acyl-CoA dehydrogenase family protein, protein MTTTDFAELHDDLRAVAADVVGRGREVDWSTMADAGWLGLEVPEALGGAGATFAEAAVICEQLGRAAAASHYLGGAVLTAGVLNSLQDSATRDALLSDLAVGRSRIATVPGGSFVLDGAGRLTGSATFALDADGADRLVVLATEESGDPVAVLAEGCTVTPQAVLDETRRIATVTAEGTAVADSAVLRFADPHGAQAVRHRAAAAVACDSLGLAEAMLAATVTYAQTREQFGRPIGSFQAVKHACADMLVKVTMARTLVRDAVRAVATNSPEVDVAVAMAKSYTCTAAVDVVGKALQLHGGIGYTWESGIHVYLKRATFNRSLFGSPAAHRRRLAQRY, encoded by the coding sequence GTGACCACAACCGATTTCGCTGAGCTGCACGACGACCTTCGTGCCGTCGCCGCCGATGTGGTGGGCCGTGGACGCGAGGTGGACTGGTCCACCATGGCTGATGCCGGGTGGCTGGGGCTGGAGGTCCCCGAAGCCCTCGGCGGGGCCGGAGCGACTTTCGCCGAGGCAGCGGTGATCTGCGAACAACTGGGCCGCGCCGCTGCGGCATCGCATTACCTGGGCGGCGCGGTGCTGACCGCAGGCGTGTTGAACAGCCTGCAGGACAGTGCGACTCGCGACGCGCTGCTGTCCGACCTCGCCGTCGGACGGAGCCGGATCGCCACCGTGCCCGGAGGCTCCTTCGTACTTGACGGTGCCGGACGGCTGACCGGGAGCGCCACCTTCGCACTCGACGCCGACGGCGCCGACCGACTGGTGGTCCTGGCCACCGAAGAGTCCGGGGACCCGGTAGCCGTCCTCGCCGAGGGTTGCACCGTGACACCCCAAGCGGTGCTGGACGAGACGCGCCGGATCGCCACGGTCACCGCCGAGGGGACCGCAGTCGCCGACTCGGCAGTGCTGCGGTTCGCCGATCCCCACGGGGCTCAGGCGGTGCGCCACCGGGCGGCGGCGGCAGTGGCCTGCGACAGCCTGGGACTGGCCGAGGCGATGCTCGCCGCAACCGTGACCTACGCGCAGACTCGAGAGCAGTTCGGGCGTCCGATCGGCTCCTTTCAGGCTGTCAAACACGCCTGCGCCGACATGCTGGTGAAAGTCACGATGGCGCGCACCCTGGTCCGCGACGCCGTCCGGGCGGTCGCGACGAACAGCCCCGAGGTGGATGTCGCGGTGGCCATGGCGAAGTCCTACACCTGCACTGCCGCAGTCGACGTCGTCGGCAAAGCGCTGCAACTGCACGGTGGCATCGGCTACACGTGGGAGAGCGGGATCCACGTCTATCTCAAGCGCGCCACGTTCAACCGGTCGCTGTTCGGATCTCCGGCAGCGCACCGGCGTCGGCTGGCGCAACGGTACTGA
- a CDS encoding thiamine pyrophosphate-binding protein, translating into MGVPVYRRILELFEAEGVNTLFGIPDPNFVHMFVEAEQRGWSVVAPHHEESAGFMAEAASRMTGRPGLCIGTLGPGVANIAGAMMCAKVENSPVVFLGGQRARITERRVRRGRIQFVRQEELFTPSVKYSASIEYADQTDEIVHEAIRRALSGTPGPAYIEYPSHVILEELDVAAPAEPHRYRLVNQRAGGPEVAEAAEIIRNASSPILLVGHGVHTSRSASAVAELAQLMACPIIQTSGGTAFIPGLEERTFPYGFSTAAVEAVAGSDVCVALGTELGEPVHYGTTRHWADKNAERKWIYVEQDPMAIGVNRPVDVPLVGDLRGIVPQLVDALKNSPRTPSPDLARWIEQDADQLAELAQTAPAGRSPVHPARFVVEATKAFPSEGIMVRDGGATVIFQWTYSQAKPHDVMWNQNFGHLGTGLPYAVGASVAEGGKRPVMLLTSDSAFLFHIAELETAARLNLPLVCVVGVDHQWGLEVGVYKRTFEQPSPQPGVHWSKNVRFDKIAEGMGCHGEYVDDEAQIGPAIERAYATGGTAVIHVCIDPKANSEEMPNYAEFRTWYAEGTQ; encoded by the coding sequence GTGGGTGTGCCCGTATATCGCCGGATTCTGGAGTTGTTCGAGGCCGAGGGCGTCAACACGCTGTTCGGCATCCCCGACCCCAACTTCGTGCACATGTTCGTCGAGGCCGAGCAACGCGGCTGGTCGGTGGTGGCGCCGCACCACGAGGAGAGTGCGGGATTCATGGCCGAGGCGGCCTCCCGGATGACCGGCCGGCCGGGTCTGTGCATCGGCACCCTGGGACCGGGAGTCGCCAATATCGCCGGGGCGATGATGTGCGCGAAGGTGGAGAACTCCCCGGTGGTGTTCCTGGGCGGCCAGCGCGCCCGCATCACCGAGCGCCGGGTGCGGCGCGGGCGGATCCAGTTCGTCCGCCAGGAAGAGCTCTTCACGCCGTCGGTCAAATACAGCGCGTCGATCGAATACGCCGACCAGACCGACGAGATCGTGCACGAGGCGATTCGCCGCGCGCTGTCCGGCACGCCCGGACCGGCCTACATCGAATACCCGTCCCACGTCATCCTCGAAGAACTCGACGTCGCCGCCCCGGCCGAGCCGCACCGCTATCGGCTGGTCAACCAGCGCGCCGGCGGGCCCGAGGTCGCCGAGGCCGCCGAGATCATCCGCAACGCATCCAGCCCGATCCTGCTGGTGGGCCACGGGGTGCACACCTCACGCAGCGCGTCCGCGGTCGCCGAGCTGGCTCAGCTGATGGCCTGCCCGATCATCCAGACCTCCGGGGGCACCGCGTTCATCCCCGGCCTGGAAGAGCGCACCTTTCCCTACGGTTTCTCCACCGCGGCCGTCGAAGCCGTCGCCGGCTCCGATGTCTGCGTGGCGCTGGGCACCGAGTTGGGCGAGCCGGTGCACTACGGCACCACCCGGCACTGGGCGGACAAGAACGCCGAACGCAAGTGGATCTACGTCGAGCAGGACCCGATGGCGATCGGGGTGAACCGGCCGGTGGACGTGCCGCTGGTGGGCGACCTGCGCGGTATCGTGCCGCAACTTGTCGACGCGCTCAAAAACAGCCCCCGCACACCGTCGCCCGACCTGGCCAGGTGGATCGAACAGGATGCCGACCAGCTCGCCGAGTTGGCCCAAACCGCACCCGCGGGGCGCAGTCCGGTGCACCCGGCGCGCTTTGTGGTCGAGGCCACGAAGGCTTTTCCGTCCGAGGGCATCATGGTCCGCGACGGCGGCGCGACGGTGATCTTCCAGTGGACCTACTCACAGGCCAAACCGCATGACGTGATGTGGAACCAGAACTTCGGACACCTGGGCACCGGACTGCCCTACGCCGTCGGGGCCTCGGTCGCCGAGGGCGGTAAACGGCCGGTGATGCTGCTGACCAGCGACTCGGCGTTCCTGTTCCACATCGCCGAGCTGGAGACCGCGGCCCGGCTGAACCTGCCGCTGGTCTGCGTGGTGGGCGTGGACCACCAATGGGGCCTGGAAGTGGGGGTCTACAAGCGGACGTTCGAACAGCCTTCCCCGCAGCCCGGCGTGCACTGGAGCAAGAACGTCCGGTTCGACAAGATTGCCGAGGGCATGGGCTGCCATGGGGAGTACGTCGACGACGAGGCCCAGATCGGACCGGCGATCGAGCGGGCCTACGCCACCGGCGGGACGGCGGTGATCCACGTCTGCATCGACCCGAAGGCGAACTCCGAAGAGATGCCCAACTACGCCGAGTTCCGGACCTGGTATGCCGAGGGAACCCAGTGA
- a CDS encoding CaiB/BaiF CoA transferase family protein: protein MAAAPLAGITVVALEQAVSAPMCTRTLADFGARVIKVENPDGGDFARYYDDVVNGQAAHFVWVNRGKESVTLDLKSEAGRDVLHQLLDRADVLVSNLAPGATARLGLAAEQMAQRHPQVIAVEIDGYGSGGPLSHKRAYDLLVQAESGVCSVTGHPGAPAKPGPPVADVTSGLYAALSIMALLIGRRAQPDSPAPSVGVSLFDTMAELMGYHLTYARHSGIDQQPLGMSSPAVAPYGAYPTADGHTVVLGTTNDREWQRLARELLGRNDLADDPRFAGNADRVANRPILDEAIAAWCARHDLAHIQDTADAAGIGNARYNTPSDVLAHPQLAQRDRWHRIDTPAGPIPSLLPPPVIAGYQPPMGAVPGLGEHTDAVLGELGLSSADIAALRRQGAIGQAEC from the coding sequence ATGGCCGCCGCGCCGCTGGCCGGGATCACGGTGGTGGCGCTGGAACAGGCGGTGTCGGCGCCCATGTGCACCCGCACCCTGGCCGACTTCGGCGCCCGTGTCATCAAGGTGGAGAACCCCGACGGCGGTGACTTCGCCCGCTATTACGACGACGTCGTCAACGGCCAGGCCGCGCACTTCGTCTGGGTCAACCGGGGCAAGGAGTCGGTGACACTGGATCTGAAAAGCGAAGCGGGACGCGACGTCTTGCATCAACTGTTGGACCGCGCGGACGTGCTGGTGTCCAACCTCGCGCCGGGCGCGACCGCACGGCTGGGCCTGGCCGCCGAACAGATGGCGCAGCGGCACCCGCAGGTGATCGCCGTGGAGATCGACGGCTACGGCAGCGGCGGGCCGCTGTCGCACAAGCGGGCCTACGACCTGCTGGTACAGGCGGAGTCGGGAGTGTGCTCGGTGACCGGCCACCCGGGCGCGCCGGCGAAACCGGGTCCGCCGGTGGCCGATGTGACCTCCGGGCTCTACGCCGCGCTGTCGATCATGGCCCTGCTGATAGGCCGCCGGGCGCAACCGGATTCGCCCGCTCCGTCGGTCGGGGTGAGTCTGTTCGACACCATGGCCGAGTTGATGGGCTACCACCTGACCTACGCGCGGCACTCCGGAATCGATCAGCAGCCATTGGGCATGAGCTCGCCGGCCGTGGCGCCCTACGGCGCCTATCCGACCGCCGACGGCCACACCGTGGTGCTGGGCACCACCAATGACCGGGAGTGGCAGCGGCTGGCCCGGGAATTGCTGGGCCGCAACGACCTTGCCGACGACCCCCGATTCGCCGGCAACGCGGACCGGGTCGCGAACCGCCCGATCCTCGACGAAGCGATCGCGGCGTGGTGCGCGCGCCACGACCTGGCCCACATCCAGGACACCGCCGATGCCGCCGGAATCGGCAATGCGCGCTACAACACGCCCAGCGACGTCCTGGCGCACCCGCAGCTTGCCCAACGCGACCGGTGGCACCGGATCGACACCCCCGCCGGCCCCATCCCGTCGCTGCTGCCGCCGCCGGTGATCGCCGGCTACCAACCCCCGATGGGGGCGGTACCGGGCCTGGGCGAACACACCGACGCGGTGCTGGGCGAGCTGGGGCTGAGCAGCGCCGACATCGCCGCCCTGCGCCGGCAGGGGGCGATAGGGCAGGCTGAGTGCTGA
- a CDS encoding TetR/AcrR family transcriptional regulator, which translates to MTSPRPYATLLAKGEDRRQRILLAAEQLLARNGWRNTSLAQIARNAGVSAAGLLHHFASKEQLLHAVLDARDADDDIHADRSGDLIEEIRRVAERFSRAPELVGTFTVLLAENVLPEAPLHDRMLHRYRSAWQIVADLIRRGIHDGRYRSDLDADAKAVEIIAFINGMEMSWLLDPSIPLTEVFAGYAETLARDFTPREKDAHR; encoded by the coding sequence GTGACGTCACCGCGGCCGTACGCCACTCTGCTGGCCAAGGGTGAGGACCGCAGGCAGCGGATCTTGCTGGCAGCCGAACAGCTGTTGGCACGCAATGGCTGGCGCAACACCTCGCTGGCGCAGATCGCCCGCAACGCCGGGGTCAGCGCGGCCGGCCTGTTGCATCACTTCGCATCCAAGGAGCAGCTGCTGCATGCGGTGCTCGACGCCCGCGACGCCGATGACGACATCCACGCCGACCGCAGCGGCGATCTGATCGAGGAGATCCGGCGGGTGGCCGAGCGGTTCAGCCGGGCGCCCGAGCTGGTCGGCACCTTCACCGTCCTGCTCGCCGAGAACGTCCTGCCCGAAGCGCCGCTGCACGACCGCATGCTGCACCGGTACCGCAGCGCGTGGCAGATCGTCGCCGACCTGATCCGGCGAGGCATACATGACGGCCGGTACCGCTCAGACCTCGACGCGGACGCCAAGGCCGTGGAGATTATCGCCTTTATCAACGGAATGGAGATGTCATGGCTGCTGGATCCATCAATACCGCTGACCGAGGTGTTCGCGGGGTACGCGGAAACACTGGCCCGCGACTTCACTCCCCGGGAAAAGGACGCCCACCGGTGA